One Pochonia chlamydosporia 170 chromosome 5, whole genome shotgun sequence DNA segment encodes these proteins:
- a CDS encoding serine/threonine protein kinase (similar to Coniosporium apollinis CBS 100218 XP_007785287.1) encodes MEPHGSSGQPNQPGHAGSATRMAIRQHSVGDIERSFEELREYLKDVKDHRNLSYSIRVAVLLEVIGSRNKIASTVKSGFTDYWLPVSESCVPVDLSPGEYDRFLKAQPSFLDDSFDLNGRHHHLSQHALSKERPIVPQSLKWISIIGQGGYADVSKVESTDGKFYALKRIRRHNRYDDAMAQMKSVKEELEVLKRIDHYHCVKLMGSYADLAIVGIVMDPVADCNLDEFLDNFSHSNPVDQQVVLASFFGCLATALEYLHYKMKIRHKDIKPRNILVKANRLMLTDFGISLDWSESGHTTTLEEQRRSPVYCAPEAAEAKPRDSNTDIWSLGCVFLEMAAVLKGRPRSFVHDTLKNYGSKNFRDCPQGIEESITTLEAEGKHCDDIPLMWVRAMLQRAKDARPNSRQLKRMIIQSRAHTDRAFCGFCCNDELEGYGEASSSSAPQTDMEVTQDISRAETVSQPTQYDEATQLAGVPAKIHDPHGKWHSITVIKQHRSTRSWILRRLANECHLKVEPGHHREELVYQGQRYESTSYTPVTLWTGGHTRRSSCCMVLDMAPFDMLAGSDICADSNL; translated from the exons ATGGAGCCCCATGGCTCCAGTGGTCAGCCCAACCAACCTGGGCATGCAGGCTCCGCCACCCGGATGGCAATCCGGCAGCATTCTGTTGGTGACATCGAGCGCTCGTTTGAGGAGCTACGGGAGTATTTGAAAGACGTAAAAGACCACAGAAACCTCTCCTATTCGATTAGAGTTGCGGTTCTCCTAGAAGTTATTGGCAGCCGGAACAAGATTGCTTCAACTGTGAAGTCTGGGTTCACAGACTACTGGTTGCCAGTGTCGGAATCATGCGTGCCAGTGGACCTCAGTCCGGGCGAATACGACCGATTTCTGAAAGCACAGCCTTCCTTTCTCGATGACTCTTTCGACTTGAACGgccgccatcatcacttGAGTCAGCATGCCCTGAGTAAAGAAAGACCAATAGTCCCACAGTCCCTTAAATGGATAAGCATTATCGGGCAAGGCGGCTATGCCGACGTCTCCAAGGTAGAGAGCACTGATGGAAAGTTCTATGCACTCAAGAGAATCCGGCGCCACAATCGCTACGATGACGCCATGGCACAGATGAAGTCAGTcaaggaagagcttgaagTCCTGAAGAGGATCGACCATTATCATTGTGTTAAGCTCATGGGCAGCTATGCGGATCTTGCGATAGTTGGCATAGTCATGGACCCGGTTGCAGACTGTAACTTGGATGAATTTCTAGACAACTTTTCGCATTCCAATCCTGTTGACCAACAAGTCGTCCTGGCCAGCTTCTTTGGATGCCTCGCAACAGCGCTCGAATACTTGCATTATAAGATGAAAATACGTCAcaaggacatcaagcccAGGAACATCCTCGTCAAAGCAAACAGGCTCATGCTAACCGACTTTGGAATCTCCCTCGACTGGAGCGAGTCGGGCCATACAACAACGTTGGAGGAACAAAGGCGCAGTCCTGTTTACTGCGCCCCAGAAGCCGCTGAGGCTAAACCCCGAGATTCCAACACGGATATCTGGTCTCTTGGATGTGTGTTCCTTGAAATGGCGGCAGTGTTAAAAGGAAGACCGAGGAGTTTTGTGCATGACACGCTGAAGAATTACGGATCCAAAAATTTCAGAGACTGTCCCCAAGGAATCGAAGAGAGCATTACAACTCTCGAAGCAGAGGGCAAACACTGCGATGATATACCCTTGATGTGGGTGCGTGCGATGCTGCAAAGAGCCAAGGACGCACGACCCAACTCTAGACAGCTAAAGCGTATGATCATCCAGTCCCGCGCCCATACTGACCGTGCCTTCTGTGGATTTTGTTGTAATGACGAGCTAGAGGGTTACGGCGAGGcgtcatcgtcatctgcTCCTCAGACCGACATGGAG GTTACTCAGGACATTTCACGAGCCGAGACTGTCTCGCAACCAACTCAATACGACGAAGCCACGCAGCTAGCCGGTGTTCCAGCCAAAATCCATGATCCCCACGGAAAGTGGCACAGCATCACGGTGATCAAGCAGCACCGGTCCACCAGGAGCTGGATACTGCGCAGACTCGCCAACGAGTGCCACCTAAAAGTCGAGCCCGGGCATCATCGAGAAGAGTTGGTGTACCAGGGACAACGCTACGAGTCCACGTCGTACACACCGGTCACCTTGTGGACTGGCGGGCACACACGGCGAAGTTCATGTTGTATGGTGTTGGACATGGCTCCCTTTGACATGCTCGCGGGAAGCGACATATGCGCGGACAGCAATTTGTGA
- a CDS encoding phospholipase D (similar to Metarhizium robertsii ARSEF 23 XP_007816337.1) has translation MLYLKNPDYNPDPNANTSIEGLRKLARDILQPAGVKVLYGFYGSQVTERSYRVIRDGLNENESIGVDGAPYAVGGEFTLNGPQDIKKRVMSTGLYNPMFYFGDCNDACTSTSICPRLRCAAESKVMGKVFGWTISRNRAEQATKMMGEAHVDGRIYGFVATHYYDHADTRAALGIITDWLAKNKDKRYLATVNDQPW, from the exons ATGCTAT ATCTAAAGAACCCCGACTATAATCCTGATCCTaatgccaacaccagcatcGAAGGTCTGCGGAAGCTAGCCCGCGATATCCTGCAACCTGCTGGCGTCAAGGTTCTCTACGGCTTCTACGGCTCCCAGGTCACCGAGCGATCCTACCGAGTTATCCGCGACGGTTTAAATGAGAACGAGAGCATTGGCGTGGACGGCGCTCCATATGCCGTCGGGGGCGAATTCACACTCAATGGTCCACAGGATATCAAGAAGCGCGTCATGTCTACGGGCTTATATAACCCGATGTTCTATTTCGGCGACTGCAACGATGCATgcacatccacatccatctGCCCGCGGCTTCGATGTGCTGCTGAGTCTAAAGTCATGGGAAAGGTGTTTGGATGGACCATCTCGCGTAATAGAGCCGAGCAGGCGACTAAGATGATGGGCGAAGCTCATGTCGATGGCCGCATTTACGGGTTTGTTGCCACTCACTACTACGATCACGCTGATACACGAGCGGCGCTGGGCATTATCACTGACTGGTtagccaagaacaaggacaagcGATACCTCGCCACTGTTAACGACCAGCCTTGGTGA
- a CDS encoding GTPase-activating protein GYP7 (similar to Aspergillus terreus NIH2624 XP_001209744.1), with amino-acid sequence MSDDEEGGYNTITHTETGRGVKLLFSKSKVYVHPTPSAKDNIPGYIALLQQKHPISGRPTSSSSRESIPPALPICCWHGFPNQHLEIQQAYTGSVGGYSFAIPVSAIYSLLVRPPSLGWWYGSIIINSRAGDSFPALFFHDNECESTILQKKKLARDNFDPFGESGQMFWGADEVLRWLRRYVKIERSGAEPNVYLVEPSKEDLEGFGSKAGGASKQVTTGNRAAGSSRDAEMDPFVKLVKETGWNIMNQFSKVTTFTRRAAQDFAEKNNLPPQVKRLLKTPEVQTLQDEFDSARIYLARWAMGIAEQSERDRRGRIWTVKDVVDLEDTDVGEFELLEGASGLSLEERRKPVTMTEWETFFDPETGRLSVTVDEVKERIFHGGLDTEDGVRKEAWLFLLGVYEWYGTADERKAQIASLRDQYYRLKHSWWERLEGDGGEGEAGEWWREQRGRIEKDVHRTDRNVAIFQGEDTPHPDPNSPFAEVGTNVHLEQMKEMLLTYNEYNKDLGYVQGMSDLLSPIYAVIQDDAIAFWGFQKFMERMERNFLRDQSGMRSQLLTLDHLVNFMDPKLWNHLQSADSTNFFFFFRMILVWYKREFGWVDILRLWEGLWTDYLSAEFHLFVALAILEKHRDVIMEHLKAFDEVLKYVNELSNTMDLESTLIRAEALYRKFQRLVEAIDKKQNFPAPRAEASSQESTQSQSKPQTPAKGKDAETEQKVISPELRRLLSRKVEVLPRKTVAQKGDGMPGK; translated from the exons ATgagtgacgatgaagagggcGGCTACAATACCATTACACACACGGAGACAGGGAGGGGAGTCAAGCTGTTGTTTTCCAAAAGCAAG GTCTACGTCCATCCGACTCCTTCGGCAAAAGATAACATACCAGGCTACATAGCACTGCTGCAGCAAAAGCATCCCATTTCCGGGCgcccaacatcatcgtcctcccGCGAGTCCATACCCCCGGCTCTTCCGATCTGCTGCTGGCATGGGTTCCCGAATCAGCACTTGGAGATTCAGCAAGCATATAC CGGCTCCGTCGGTGGCTATTCGTTTGCTATCCCTGTCAGCGCCATCTACTCTCTGCTGGTACGGCCGCCGAGTCTAGGCTGGTGGTAtggctccatcatcatcaactccaGAGCTGGTGACAGCTTCCctgctctcttcttccatgATAATGAGTGCGAGAGTACCATtttgcaaaagaagaagcttgcgaGGGACAACTTTGACCCGTTTGGCGAGTCTGGACAGATGTTTTGGGGAGCAGACGAAGTGTTGCGATGGCTCAGGAGGTATGTCAAGATTGAGCGATCCGGCGCCGAACCCAACGTCTATCTTGTAGAACCAAGCAAGGAGGATTTGGAAGGGTTTGGGTCCAAGGCTGGCGGGGCATCTAAGCAAGTCACGACGGGAAATAGGGCCGCTGGGAGCAGTCGAGATGCGGAAATGGATCCGTttgtcaagcttgtcaaggaaACGGGCTGGAACATTATGAATCAGTTCAGCAAGGTGACCACGTTTACGAGGAGGGCAGCGCAAGACTTTGCCGAGAAGAACAACTTGCCGCCGCAGGTCAAGAGGTTGCTCAAAACCCCAGAGGTGCAAACTCTCCAGGATGAGTTTGACAGCGCTAGGATTTATCTCGCTCGGTGGGCTATGGGTATTGCAGAACAGAGTGAGCGGGATCGACGTGGCCGTATTTGGACAGTGAAGGACGTTGTTGATCTTGAAGACACGGATGTCGGCGAGTTTGAGCTACTTGAAGGAGCGAGTGGGTTGTCTCTGGAAGAGAGGCGGAAACCTGTCACCATGACCGAGTGGGAGACGTTTTTTGATCCCGAAACTGGGCGGTTATCAGTAACTGTTGACGAGGTCAAGGAACGCATCTTCCATGGTGGCCTCGATACTGAGGATGGCGTTCGCAAGGAAGCCTGGTTATTCCTCTTGGGGGTGTACGAGTGGTACGGGACTGCGGATGAGCGAAAGGCGCAGATTGCGTCACTTCGGGATCAATACTACCGTTTGAAGCACTCGTGGTGGGAGCGCCTCGagggcgatggtggtgagggtGAGGCGGGAGAGTGGTGGCGAGAACAAAGAGGCAGAATCG AAAAGGACGTTCACCGAACAGACCGCAATGTAGCCATCTTTCAAGGAGAAGACACGCCCCATCCAGACCCCAACTCACCCTTTGCAGAAGTCGGAACAAACGTCCACCTAgagcagatgaaggagatgctGCTCACGTACAACGAATACAACAAAGACCTGGGCTACGTGCAAGGCATGTCCGATCTGCTCTCTCCCATCTATGCAGTAATTCAAGACGACGCTATTGCATTTTGGGGCTTCCAAAAGTTCATGGAACGCATGGAGCGAAACTTTTTGCGGGATCAGTCCGGCATGCGCAGCCAGCTACTCACGTTGGATCACCTGGTGAATTTCATGGATCCAAAGTTGTGGAATCATCTGCAATCGGCAGACAGcaccaacttcttcttcttcttccgcaTGATTCTGGTGTGGTATAAGAGGGAGTTTGGCTGGGTAGATATACTGAGGTTGTGGGAGGGCTTGTGGACAGATTATCTGAGCGCCGAGTTTCACCTCTTTGTTGCgctggccattttggagAAGCACAGGGACGTCATTATGGAGCACCTCAAGGCCTTTGACGAAGTTCTCAAATATG TGAATGAGctttccaacaccatggatCTCGAATCAACGCTCATCAGAGCGGAAGCATTGTACCGCAAGTTCCAACGATTAGTagaggccattgacaagaagcaaaacTTTCCAGCTCCAAGAGCTGAGGCGTCGTCCCAGGAGTCGACACAGTCACAGTCAAAGCCACAGACACcagccaaaggcaaagacgcCGAGACGGAACAAAAAGTCATTTCCCCAGAACTAAGAAGACTGCTAAGCAGAAAAGTGGAAGTGCTGCCTCGCAAGACAGTAGCACAAAAGGGCGACGGCATGCCAGGAAAGTAG
- a CDS encoding sec1-binding region of mso1 domain-containing protein has product MTSWYSNILTKTTSQISSLRSTLLASEADGDTEDDTHVCRVLRNYYTDKGRPLPGWLPPDPKAPVQPVQQPLYVQPQVGSRYGGLQGNTGGGFSSLWDSGPQQQQPQQQQSLRQGRGGGGREEVMARPLPSQRAGSYQGTGQAGAGGAGSAQDRLKQRLWGAGRQSPGQAGGQFQPPGNGGNDDKFAPGGPYSQDGRGRGRMGLPSGPRGYR; this is encoded by the coding sequence ATGACATCCTGGTACTCCAACATCCTCACAAAAACAACCTCCCAAATCTCCTCCCTGCGCTCCACGCTCCTCGCCTCCGAGGCAGACGGCGACACCGAAGACGACACGCACGTTTGCCGCGTCCTGCGAAACTACTACACCGACAAAGGGCGTCCTCTGCCAGGGTGGCTGCCTCCCGATCCGAAAGCGCCCGTCCAGCCGGTCCAGCAGCCGCTCTATGTACAGCCGCAGGTCGGCTCGCGGTACGGCGGACTACAGGGAAATACGGGCGGCGGGTTCAGCAGTCTGTGGGATTCAGggccgcagcagcaacagccacaacaacAGCAGAGTCTACGACAGGGACGGGGCGGCggagggagggaggaggTCATGGCTAGGCCGTTGCCGAGTCAGCGCGCGGGCAGTTATCAGGGGACGGGGCAGGCTGGCGCGGGGGGTGCAGGTTCAGCACAGGATCGGTTGAAGCAGAGACTTTGGGGGGCGGGGAGACAGAGTCCTGGACAGGCGGGGGGACAGTTCCAGCCGCCTGGGAATGGGGGCAATGATGATAAGTTTGCGCCGGGGGGGCCCTATTCACAGGATGGGAGGgggagagggaggatggGCTTGCCGAGTGGTCCTAGGGGGTATAGATAG
- a CDS encoding protein MAK16 (similar to Metarhizium robertsii ARSEF 23 XP_007822426.2) has translation MASDEIIWQIINQQFCSFKLKTEKNQNFCRNEYNVTGLCNRQSCPLANSRYATVRQHPTKQTLYLYMKTVERAHLPSKMWEKIKLSNNYTKALEQIDERLIYWPKFLIHKCKQRLTRLTQVQIRMRRIAAEEERLGEKLVPKLAPKIKHREEARERKAEAAAKLERTIERELVERLRQGAYGDQPLNVSEDIWKKVLNAMEREGQGERDEDLDEGVDSEDELEEVDSEAEDGEKEVQYVSDIDESEAELDELEDWLESEDEDEEDEEDDSEDEKVGAKRKRGRVVKMNNKKAKQEKEKLTLTNDLSW, from the exons ATGGCGTCGGATGAGATTATTTGGCAAATTATCAATCAGCAATTTTGCTCTTTCAAATTAAA AACCGAAAAGAACCAAAACTTCTGCCGCAATGAATACAACGTCACCGGTCTCTGCAACCGACAATCATGCCCGCTCGCCAACTCGCGCTACGCCACGGTGCGGCAGCACCCAACCAAGCAGACCCTCTACCTGTACATGAAGACAGTCGAGCGAGCGCACCTCCCGTCCAAGATGTGGGAAAAGATCAAGCTATCAAACAACTACACCAAGGCGCTGGAGCAGATTGACGAGCGCCTCATCTACTGGCCCAAGTTCCTCATCCACAAGTGCAAGCAACGTCTCACGCGGCTGACGCAGGTGCAAATCCGGATGAGGCGAATCGCCGCCGAAGAGGAGCGTCTAGGCGAGAAACTGGTGCCCAAGCTAGCGCCCAAGATCAAGCACCGCGAGGAGGCGAGAGAGCGGAAGGCCGAGGCGGCGGCGAAGCTGGAGCGCACGATTGAGAGGGAACTGGTGGAGCGTTTGCGACAGGGTGCGTATGGCGATCAGCCACTGAATGTTAGCGAGGATATTTGGAAGAAGGTGCTTAATGCTATGGAGAGGGAGGGCCAGGGCGAGAGAGACGAGGACCTGGACGAGGGTGTTGACTCGGAGgatgagttggaggaggtggatAGCGAGGCGGAGGATGGGGAGAAGGAGGTGCAGTATGTGTCGGACATTGATGAGAGCGAGGCGGAGCTGGATGAGTTGGAGGACTGGTTGGAGagcgaggacgaggatgaggaagatgaagaggatgataGTGAGGATGAAAAGGTTGGGGCTAAGCGCAAGCGTGGTCGGGTCGTCAAGATGAACAACAAGAAGgcgaagcaggagaaggagaagttgACGCTCACGAATGATTTGTCGTGGTAG
- a CDS encoding vacuolar protein sorting 55 superfamily (similar to Metarhizium robertsii ARSEF 23 XP_007822427.1), with amino-acid sequence MPTAGLKTIIALSFVLAVGFLLVILSCALYQSYFPLLVVATYVIAPVPNWICSRCANPDDFVESSGAAVLDLGRFFTGFLVVMGMALPIVLAHSDLIRIEAMIMSVVGGLLIYGTIISFSMFFHEEQEF; translated from the exons ATGCCTACCGCTGGCCTCAAAACCATCATTGCCCTCTCCTTCGTCTTGGCAGTCGGCTTCCTGCTCGTCATTCTCTCTTGCGCCCTCTACCAATCGTACTTCCCACTGCTCGTCGTCGCAACATATGTCATTGCACCCGTTCCCAACTGGATCTGCAGCCGATGCGCCAATCCCGATGACTTTGTTGAGAGCTCTGGTGCCGCGGTGCTTGATTTGGGACGCTTCTTTACAGGGTTCTTGGTTGTAATGGGAATGG CGCTTCCTATTGTTCTTGCGCACTCCGACCTCATCCGTATTGAGGCCATGATCATGTCGGTAGTAGGCGGTTTGTTGATCTACGGAaccatcatcagcttcagcatGTTCTTCCACGAGGAGCAAGAGTTTTAA
- a CDS encoding aminodeoxychorismate synthase (similar to Magnaporthe oryzae 70-15 XP_003719784.1) — protein sequence MGIISSMSRAEELPSNPMRNGIDAGSPVRRILFLDAYDSFTNNIVSLLKDALGSHITVHVLHMDLKTIDSDSTPDWTRQEFLHRLADFDAVVCGPGPGSPLHDADVGAFKMLWDLPREQSVPVLGICLGFQSLVEHFGGKIRRLRRGLHGMVREIDHVQVPPADIFDRVPRFKATLYHSLCADIGQDYVPEQKWREARWQASKQAPDLMPLAWISEDYDGEHPDDQERILMAVRHATRPLWGVQYHPESVCTESAAKAVIRNWFHQALKWNEVTRRQVRRKPSVDHVDSLNPSNHSLPGLDSGRKLSACPWWNDLQSDLARRGINPGYSYRQIKLPEGVDTAEIAEVLGLGSKDTIILDSSSTINGDPLARSSIIALGVEEALRLEYHVGDNYLVLRQPETSGRRGQCQRICLGEDVDPWSPWHVMSEYWRWRKLPENDITAAFKGGFMGFVTYEMGLSTLSPGSVSKSRGHHRPDLCMAWVSKSIVLDHQAGVAYVQALSTDDCNDSWLDDVVETIQSSQAWQQPGCGRSSDMKPRRSNEALLDDVRRGGGRLHVSVPDSNGYEANVSKCQDFIREGESYELCLTAQTTMTRPPGNDQPHHTRPAATTREHATQKKMPSVSEASQHGTPWQIYRALRTRQPAPFGSFTRLGGATIISCSPERFLMHDPKGLCSMRPMKGTVRKSAAVSTLAQAERILHVPKEEAENLMIVDLVRHDLYGVCGAQSVTVPDLLRVEEYASVFQMVTAVNGQLPAEKLAAGTDPSRGAFPFTGMDVLASCLPPGSMTGAPKKRSCEILQTIEPTERSIYSGVIGYLDVQGKGDWSVTIRTMFRWDDEKAPAQSGEAEPREVWRIGAGGAVTTLSTPEGEREEMFTKLCGPLGTFSDVA from the coding sequence ATGGGCATCATCTCGAGCATGTCGAGGGCGGAGGAATTACCGTCGAATCCGATGCGGAATGGCATCGACGCCGGCAGTCCTGTTCGCCGCATTTTGTTCCTGGATGCATATGACTCCTTCACCAACAATATTGTCTCGCTCCTGAAGGATGCGCTCGGCAGTCACATCACGGTGCATGTTCTGCACATGGATTTGAAGACAATTGACTCGGATAGCACGCCCGATTGGACGAGGCAGGAGTTTCTGCACCGTCTTGCGGATTTTGACGCTGTTGTTTGCGGGCCGGGGCCGGGTTCGCCGCTTCACGATGCGGATGTTGGTGCCTTCAAGATGCTTTGGGATCTTCCGAGGGAGCAGTCGGTGCCGGTTCTGGGAATTTGTCTGGGATTTCAGAGTCTGGTGGAGCACTTTGGGGGCAAGATTCGACGGCTGCGAAGGGGTTTGCATGGCATGGTGCGAGAGATTGACCATGTTCAGGTGCCGCCTGCGGATATCTTCGACAGGGTGCCTCGATTCAAGGCTACCTTGTATCATAGTTTGTGCGCGGATATTGGACAGGATTATGTTCCGGAGCAGAAATGGCGAGAGGCGAGGTGGCAGGCGTCAAAGCAGGCACCTGATTTGATGCCGTTAGCTTGGATATCGGAGGACTATGATGGCGAACACCCTGATGACCAGGAGCGCATATTAATGGCTGTTCGGCATGCTACCAGGCCGCTATGGGGTGTTCAGTATCATCCCGAGTCTGTGTGTACCGAGTCGGCGGCGAAGGCTGTGATTCGGAATTGGTTTCACCAGGCATTGAAATGGAACGAGGTGACACGACGACAAGTGCGGAGGAAGCCTAGCGTGGACCATGTTGATAGCTTGAATCCATCGAATCATAGTCTTCCCGGGCTGGATTCTGGACGGAAGCTGTCGGCCTGCCCTTGGTGGAATGACTTGCAGTCTGACTTGGCTCGTCGGGGTATCAACCCGGGGTATTCATATCGACAGATCAAACTTCCCGAAGGAGTGGACACAGCTGAGATTGCAGAGGTACTTGGTCTTGGATCCAAGGATACGATTATTCTGGACTCGTCGAGTACCATCAATGGTGATCCTCTTGCCCGAAGCTCCATCATTGCTCTGGGGGTGGAAGAAGCTCTACGACTAGAATATCACGTAGGCGACAACTATTTGGTACTCCGGCAGCCTGAGACCTCCGGAAGACGGGGGCAGTGCCAACGAATATGCCTTGGAGAGGACGTGGATCCTTGGAGTCCCTGGCATGTCATGTCAGAGTATTGGCGATGGAGAAAGTTGCCTGAAAACGATATTACGGCGGCGTTCAAAGGCGGCTTCATGGGGTTTGTCACATACGAAATGGGTCTTAGTACTCTGAGCCCTGGATCGGTCTCCAAGTCGCGCGGTCACCATCGACCTGATCTGTGTATGGCTTGGGTGTCTAAGAGCATTGTGCTTGATCACCAAGCTGGAGTTGCTTACGTCCAAGCCCTCAGTACCGACGACTGCAACGACTCGTGGCTAGACGATGTCGTTGAAACCATTCAAAGCTCACAAGCGTGGCAGCAGCCTGGCTGTGGACGAAGCTCTGATATGAAGCCGCGTCGTTCCAACGAAGCTCTCCTCGATGATGTGCGTAGAGGTGGTGGCCGTTTACACGTCTCTGTCCCGGACTCGAATGGCTATgaagccaatgtcagcaAGTGTCAAGACTTTATCAGGGAAGGCGAGTCGTACGAACTTTGTTTGACAGCGCAGACAACCATGACTAGACCACCGGGCAACGaccaaccacatcacacTCGGCCAGCTGCAACAACACGGGAACACGCGACGCAAAAGAAGATGCCTTCTGTGAGCGAGGCGTCTCAGCATGGAACACCTTGGCAAATTTACCGGGCGTTGAGAACGAGGCAGCCTGCACCTTTTGGCTCATTTACCCGCCTTGGTGGAGCGACTATAATCAGCTGTTCGCCGGAGCGATTCTTGATGCACGATCCGAAGGGTCTGTGCTCTATGAGACCCATGAAAGGGACAGTGCGAAAGTCTGCTGCAGTATCGACATTGGCACAGGCCGAAAGGATTCTCCATGTACccaaggaagaagctgagaATCTCATGATTGTGGATCTTGTACGGCATGACCTGTATGGTGTGTGCGGTGCGCAAAGTGTCACCGTGCCAGACTTACTCCGGGTTGAGGAGTACGCCAGTGTCTTTCAAATGGTGACTGCTGTTAATGGCCAGCTCCCAGCTGAAAAACTTGCGGCTGGAACTGACCCAAGCAGAGGAGCGTTTCCTTTTACCGGTATGGACGTTCTGGCAAGTTGCTTGCCTCCGGGCAGCATGACTGGTGCTCCCAAGAAGCGCAGCTGCGAAATCTTACAGACGATCGAGCCCACAGAACGGAGCATTTACTCCGGCGTTATTGGGTACCTGGATGTGCAGGGCAAAGGCGACTGGAGTGTTACTATTCGTACCATGTTTCGCTGGGACGATGAAAAGGCTCCCGCCCAAAGCGGAGAGGCTGAACCTCGCGAAGTCTGGCGaattggtgctggtggtgcggTCACGACACTCAGCACGCCGGAGGGAGAACGAGAAGAAATGTTTACCAAGTTGTGTGGACCCCTTGGAACGTTCTCGGATGTGGCGTAA